The following are encoded together in the Bombus vancouverensis nearcticus chromosome 18, iyBomVanc1_principal, whole genome shotgun sequence genome:
- the LOC143304062 gene encoding uncharacterized protein LOC143304062 isoform X2 — MGFGTNLCQSPSILYSVVNVGCMLQSPMEFREIVVTLRWLPLQSYPTRPCVILMRILLFRCCITYLDRSRNIIRFFDMPWILTTAAFYYGCLQSSYICGHKDFRHLCCSMNSAMLPHWLLYMVFRKQRSITYFAREPSRMMITCSQGSCHTLCSTNNDP, encoded by the exons atgggttttggtacgaatttgtgccagagtccgtcgatattgtatagtgtag tcaatgtaggctgtatgctgcagtccccgatggagtttagagagatagtggtaacattgaggtggttgccattgcagtcatatcctaccaggccgtgtgttattttgatgagg attctactctttcgttgctgcatcacttacctggatcgttcccgcaacatcatccgattctttgatatgccttggatacttactacggctgccttctactacggctgccttcaatcgtcttatatctgtggtcataaag atttccgccatctgtgttgttcgatgaacagtgcaatgcttccaca ctggctgttgtacatggtgtttcgcaaacagagatccataacctattttgcacgtgaaccttctcgtatgatgattacttgttcacaag gtagctgtcatacattatgttccacgaacaacgatccataa
- the LOC143304062 gene encoding uncharacterized protein LOC143304062 isoform X1, which translates to MGFGTNLCQSPSILYSVVNVGCMLQSPMEFREIVVTLRWLPLQSYPTRPCVILMRILLFRCCITYLDRSRNIIRFFDMPWILTTAAFYYGCLQSSYICGHKDFRHLCCSMNSAMLPHWLLYMVFRKQRSITYFAREPSRMMITCSQGFRYLYYSTNSVTLPFDLSTI; encoded by the exons atgggttttggtacgaatttgtgccagagtccgtcgatattgtatagtgtag tcaatgtaggctgtatgctgcagtccccgatggagtttagagagatagtggtaacattgaggtggttgccattgcagtcatatcctaccaggccgtgtgttattttgatgagg attctactctttcgttgctgcatcacttacctggatcgttcccgcaacatcatccgattctttgatatgccttggatacttactacggctgccttctactacggctgccttcaatcgtcttatatctgtggtcataaag atttccgccatctgtgttgttcgatgaacagtgcaatgcttccaca ctggctgttgtacatggtgtttcgcaaacagagatccataacctattttgcacgtgaaccttctcgtatgatgattacttgttcacaag gttttcgctatctgtattattcgacaaacagtgtcacacttccttttgatttatccacaatatag
- the LOC143304062 gene encoding uncharacterized protein LOC143304062 isoform X3: MLQSPMEFREIVVTLRWLPLQSYPTRPCVILMRILLFRCCITYLDRSRNIIRFFDMPWILTTAAFYYGCLQSSYICGHKDFRHLCCSMNSAMLPHWLLYMVFRKQRSITYFAREPSRMMITCSQGFRYLYYSTNSVTLPFDLSTI; encoded by the exons atgctgcagtccccgatggagtttagagagatagtggtaacattgaggtggttgccattgcagtcatatcctaccaggccgtgtgttattttgatgagg attctactctttcgttgctgcatcacttacctggatcgttcccgcaacatcatccgattctttgatatgccttggatacttactacggctgccttctactacggctgccttcaatcgtcttatatctgtggtcataaag atttccgccatctgtgttgttcgatgaacagtgcaatgcttccaca ctggctgttgtacatggtgtttcgcaaacagagatccataacctattttgcacgtgaaccttctcgtatgatgattacttgttcacaag gttttcgctatctgtattattcgacaaacagtgtcacacttccttttgatttatccacaatatag